A window of the Salvelinus alpinus chromosome 3, SLU_Salpinus.1, whole genome shotgun sequence genome harbors these coding sequences:
- the ndel1a gene encoding nuclear distribution protein nudE-like 1-A isoform X2, which produces MYTMDTDMIPKFSSKDEEINFWKALSLKYKKNCQEAQEELLEFQEGSRELEAELETQLGQAEHRMRDLHSENSRLKNEVDSFKEKLEQQYAQSYKQINMLESDLGQTRGIKEQLHKYVRELEQSNDDLERAKRATIVSLEDFEQRLNQAIERNAFLESELDEKESLLVSVQRLKDEARDLRQELAVRERNTDLTRMSAPASPTQEDNDKMDSSVQASLSLPATPLANSLDNAFANPTELSNGLGNSLTPSARISALNIVGDLLRKVGALESKLAACRNFAKDQKARKSYAITENGNVINGNTAKFSHTLHMTSSYYDKTRERVIFPALLLGNGLPPPMLMMCGEQGGERHGPWHPDSHHSTPRSLLPWPPASHHVTDTTPQFNLPPAHTNTLPMDKAISLNRKHCDDFKQENAHENG; this is translated from the exons ATGTATACCATGGACACTGATATGATTCCAAAATTCTCCTCGAAAGACGAGGAGATTAACTTCTGGAAGGCTCTTTCCCTCAAGTACAAGAAAAA TTGCCAGGAGGCCCAGGAGGAGCTGCTGGAGTTTCAGGAGGGCAGCAGAGAGCTGGAGGCAGAGCTGGAAACTCAGCTGGGACAGGCTGAGCACCGCATGAGAGACCTGCACTCTGAGAACAGCAGGCTCAAGAACGAGGTGGACTCATTCAAG gagaaactggagcagcagtatGCCCAAAGCTACAAGCAGATCAACATGCTGGAGAGTGACCTGGGTCAGACCCGGGGCATCAAGGAGCAGCTCCACAAATACGTCCGGGAGCTGGAGCAGTCCAACGACGACCTGGAAAGAGCCAAGAG GGCTACGATTGTGTCCCTGGAGGATTTTGAGCAGCGTCTGAACCAGGCCATCGAAAGGAATGCCTTCCTGGAGAGTGAGCTTGATGAGAAAGAGTCCCTCCTGGTCTCAGTGCAGAGATTAAAAGATGAGGCCAGAG ACCTACGACAGGAGCTCGCCGTCCGAGAGCGAAATACGGACTTGACCAGGATGTCGGCACCCGCCTCGCCCACCCAGGAGGACAACGACAAGATGGATTCCTCTGTCCAGGCCTCACTGTCTCTCCCCGCCACGCCGCTCGCCAATAGTCTGGACAACGCCTTCGCCAACCCAACAG AGTTGTCAAACGGCCTTGGTAACTCACTAACTCCCTCTGCCAGAATATCAGCACTCAACATCGTAGGTGACCTGCTTCGGAAAGTAGGG GCTCTGGAGTCTAAGCTGGCAGCCTGCAGGAACTTTGCTAAGGACCAGAAAGCCAGAAAGTCTTACGCCATCACGGAAAACGGGAACGTGATCAACGGCAACACAGCCAAGTTCTCCCATACCCTCCACATGACGTCGTCGTACTACGACAAAAC gagagagagggtcaTATTCCCTGCATTACTTCTGGGTAATGGTCTTCCTCCTCCGATGCTGATGATGTGTGGGGAA CAGGGCGGTGAACGGCATGGACCCTGGCACCCTGACAGCCATCACAGCACCCCCCGCTCCCTCCTCCCCTGGCCTCCTGCCTCTCATCATGTGACAGATACCACACCCCAATTTAATCTCCCccctgcacacacaaacaccctgCCAATGGACAAGGCTATATCCTTAAACAGAAAGCATTGTGATGACTTCAAACAAGAGAACGCACATGAAAATGGCTAG
- the ndel1a gene encoding nuclear distribution protein nudE-like 1-A isoform X7 has protein sequence MYTMDTDMIPKFSSKDEEINFWKALSLKYKKNCQEAQEELLEFQEGSRELEAELETQLGQAEHRMRDLHSENSRLKNEVDSFKEKLEQQYAQSYKQINMLESDLGQTRGIKEQLHKYVRELEQSNDDLERAKRATIVSLEDFEQRLNQAIERNAFLESELDEKESLLVSVQRLKDEARDLRQELAVRERNTDLTRMSAPASPTQEDNDKMDSSVQASLSLPATPLANSLDNAFANPTELSNGLGNSLTPSARISALNIVGDLLRKVGALESKLAACRNFAKDQKARKSYAITENGNVINGNTAKFSHTLHMTSSYYDKTRERVIFPALLLAGR, from the exons ATGTATACCATGGACACTGATATGATTCCAAAATTCTCCTCGAAAGACGAGGAGATTAACTTCTGGAAGGCTCTTTCCCTCAAGTACAAGAAAAA TTGCCAGGAGGCCCAGGAGGAGCTGCTGGAGTTTCAGGAGGGCAGCAGAGAGCTGGAGGCAGAGCTGGAAACTCAGCTGGGACAGGCTGAGCACCGCATGAGAGACCTGCACTCTGAGAACAGCAGGCTCAAGAACGAGGTGGACTCATTCAAG gagaaactggagcagcagtatGCCCAAAGCTACAAGCAGATCAACATGCTGGAGAGTGACCTGGGTCAGACCCGGGGCATCAAGGAGCAGCTCCACAAATACGTCCGGGAGCTGGAGCAGTCCAACGACGACCTGGAAAGAGCCAAGAG GGCTACGATTGTGTCCCTGGAGGATTTTGAGCAGCGTCTGAACCAGGCCATCGAAAGGAATGCCTTCCTGGAGAGTGAGCTTGATGAGAAAGAGTCCCTCCTGGTCTCAGTGCAGAGATTAAAAGATGAGGCCAGAG ACCTACGACAGGAGCTCGCCGTCCGAGAGCGAAATACGGACTTGACCAGGATGTCGGCACCCGCCTCGCCCACCCAGGAGGACAACGACAAGATGGATTCCTCTGTCCAGGCCTCACTGTCTCTCCCCGCCACGCCGCTCGCCAATAGTCTGGACAACGCCTTCGCCAACCCAACAG AGTTGTCAAACGGCCTTGGTAACTCACTAACTCCCTCTGCCAGAATATCAGCACTCAACATCGTAGGTGACCTGCTTCGGAAAGTAGGG GCTCTGGAGTCTAAGCTGGCAGCCTGCAGGAACTTTGCTAAGGACCAGAAAGCCAGAAAGTCTTACGCCATCACGGAAAACGGGAACGTGATCAACGGCAACACAGCCAAGTTCTCCCATACCCTCCACATGACGTCGTCGTACTACGACAAAAC gagagagagggtcaTATTCCCTGCATTACTTCTGG CAGGGCGGTGA
- the ndel1a gene encoding nuclear distribution protein nudE-like 1-A isoform X4 has protein sequence MYTMDTDMIPKFSSKDEEINFWKALSLKYKKNCQEAQEELLEFQEGSRELEAELETQLGQAEHRMRDLHSENSRLKNEVDSFKEKLEQQYAQSYKQINMLESDLGQTRGIKEQLHKYVRELEQSNDDLERAKRATIVSLEDFEQRLNQAIERNAFLESELDEKESLLVSVQRLKDEARDLRQELAVRERNTDLTRMSAPASPTQEDNDKMDSSVQASLSLPATPLANSLDNAFANPTELSNGLGNSLTPSARISALNIVGDLLRKVGALESKLAACRNFAKDQKARKSYAITENGNVINGNTAKFSHTLHMTSSYYDKTRAVNGMDPGTLTAITAPPAPSSPGLLPLIM, from the exons ATGTATACCATGGACACTGATATGATTCCAAAATTCTCCTCGAAAGACGAGGAGATTAACTTCTGGAAGGCTCTTTCCCTCAAGTACAAGAAAAA TTGCCAGGAGGCCCAGGAGGAGCTGCTGGAGTTTCAGGAGGGCAGCAGAGAGCTGGAGGCAGAGCTGGAAACTCAGCTGGGACAGGCTGAGCACCGCATGAGAGACCTGCACTCTGAGAACAGCAGGCTCAAGAACGAGGTGGACTCATTCAAG gagaaactggagcagcagtatGCCCAAAGCTACAAGCAGATCAACATGCTGGAGAGTGACCTGGGTCAGACCCGGGGCATCAAGGAGCAGCTCCACAAATACGTCCGGGAGCTGGAGCAGTCCAACGACGACCTGGAAAGAGCCAAGAG GGCTACGATTGTGTCCCTGGAGGATTTTGAGCAGCGTCTGAACCAGGCCATCGAAAGGAATGCCTTCCTGGAGAGTGAGCTTGATGAGAAAGAGTCCCTCCTGGTCTCAGTGCAGAGATTAAAAGATGAGGCCAGAG ACCTACGACAGGAGCTCGCCGTCCGAGAGCGAAATACGGACTTGACCAGGATGTCGGCACCCGCCTCGCCCACCCAGGAGGACAACGACAAGATGGATTCCTCTGTCCAGGCCTCACTGTCTCTCCCCGCCACGCCGCTCGCCAATAGTCTGGACAACGCCTTCGCCAACCCAACAG AGTTGTCAAACGGCCTTGGTAACTCACTAACTCCCTCTGCCAGAATATCAGCACTCAACATCGTAGGTGACCTGCTTCGGAAAGTAGGG GCTCTGGAGTCTAAGCTGGCAGCCTGCAGGAACTTTGCTAAGGACCAGAAAGCCAGAAAGTCTTACGCCATCACGGAAAACGGGAACGTGATCAACGGCAACACAGCCAAGTTCTCCCATACCCTCCACATGACGTCGTCGTACTACGACAAAAC CAGGGCGGTGAACGGCATGGACCCTGGCACCCTGACAGCCATCACAGCACCCCCCGCTCCCTCCTCCCCTGGCCTCCTGCCTCTCATCATGTGA
- the ndel1a gene encoding nuclear distribution protein nudE-like 1-A isoform X5, whose product MYTMDTDMIPKFSSKDEEINFWKALSLKYKKNCQEAQEELLEFQEGSRELEAELETQLGQAEHRMRDLHSENSRLKNEVDSFKEKLEQQYAQSYKQINMLESDLGQTRGIKEQLHKYVRELEQSNDDLERAKRATIVSLEDFEQRLNQAIERNAFLESELDEKESLLVSVQRLKDEARDLRQELAVRERNTDLTRMSAPASPTQEDNDKMDSSVQASLSLPATPLANSLDNAFANPTELSNGLGNSLTPSARISALNIVGDLLRKVGALESKLAACRNFAKDQKARKSYAITENGNVINGNTAKFSHTLHMTSSYYDKTAVNGMDPGTLTAITAPPAPSSPGLLPLIM is encoded by the exons ATGTATACCATGGACACTGATATGATTCCAAAATTCTCCTCGAAAGACGAGGAGATTAACTTCTGGAAGGCTCTTTCCCTCAAGTACAAGAAAAA TTGCCAGGAGGCCCAGGAGGAGCTGCTGGAGTTTCAGGAGGGCAGCAGAGAGCTGGAGGCAGAGCTGGAAACTCAGCTGGGACAGGCTGAGCACCGCATGAGAGACCTGCACTCTGAGAACAGCAGGCTCAAGAACGAGGTGGACTCATTCAAG gagaaactggagcagcagtatGCCCAAAGCTACAAGCAGATCAACATGCTGGAGAGTGACCTGGGTCAGACCCGGGGCATCAAGGAGCAGCTCCACAAATACGTCCGGGAGCTGGAGCAGTCCAACGACGACCTGGAAAGAGCCAAGAG GGCTACGATTGTGTCCCTGGAGGATTTTGAGCAGCGTCTGAACCAGGCCATCGAAAGGAATGCCTTCCTGGAGAGTGAGCTTGATGAGAAAGAGTCCCTCCTGGTCTCAGTGCAGAGATTAAAAGATGAGGCCAGAG ACCTACGACAGGAGCTCGCCGTCCGAGAGCGAAATACGGACTTGACCAGGATGTCGGCACCCGCCTCGCCCACCCAGGAGGACAACGACAAGATGGATTCCTCTGTCCAGGCCTCACTGTCTCTCCCCGCCACGCCGCTCGCCAATAGTCTGGACAACGCCTTCGCCAACCCAACAG AGTTGTCAAACGGCCTTGGTAACTCACTAACTCCCTCTGCCAGAATATCAGCACTCAACATCGTAGGTGACCTGCTTCGGAAAGTAGGG GCTCTGGAGTCTAAGCTGGCAGCCTGCAGGAACTTTGCTAAGGACCAGAAAGCCAGAAAGTCTTACGCCATCACGGAAAACGGGAACGTGATCAACGGCAACACAGCCAAGTTCTCCCATACCCTCCACATGACGTCGTCGTACTACGACAAAAC GGCGGTGAACGGCATGGACCCTGGCACCCTGACAGCCATCACAGCACCCCCCGCTCCCTCCTCCCCTGGCCTCCTGCCTCTCATCATGTGA
- the ndel1a gene encoding nuclear distribution protein nudE-like 1-A isoform X9 has protein sequence MYTMDTDMIPKFSSKDEEINFWKALSLKYKKNCQEAQEELLEFQEGSRELEAELETQLGQAEHRMRDLHSENSRLKNEVDSFKEKLEQQYAQSYKQINMLESDLGQTRGIKEQLHKYVRELEQSNDDLERAKRATIVSLEDFEQRLNQAIERNAFLESELDEKESLLVSVQRLKDEARDLRQELAVRERNTDLTRMSAPASPTQEDNDKMDSSVQASLSLPATPLANSLDNAFANPTELSNGLGNSLTPSARISALNIVGDLLRKVGALESKLAACRNFAKDQKARKSYAITENGNVINGNTAKFSHTLHMTSSYYDKTRERVIFPALLLGR, from the exons ATGTATACCATGGACACTGATATGATTCCAAAATTCTCCTCGAAAGACGAGGAGATTAACTTCTGGAAGGCTCTTTCCCTCAAGTACAAGAAAAA TTGCCAGGAGGCCCAGGAGGAGCTGCTGGAGTTTCAGGAGGGCAGCAGAGAGCTGGAGGCAGAGCTGGAAACTCAGCTGGGACAGGCTGAGCACCGCATGAGAGACCTGCACTCTGAGAACAGCAGGCTCAAGAACGAGGTGGACTCATTCAAG gagaaactggagcagcagtatGCCCAAAGCTACAAGCAGATCAACATGCTGGAGAGTGACCTGGGTCAGACCCGGGGCATCAAGGAGCAGCTCCACAAATACGTCCGGGAGCTGGAGCAGTCCAACGACGACCTGGAAAGAGCCAAGAG GGCTACGATTGTGTCCCTGGAGGATTTTGAGCAGCGTCTGAACCAGGCCATCGAAAGGAATGCCTTCCTGGAGAGTGAGCTTGATGAGAAAGAGTCCCTCCTGGTCTCAGTGCAGAGATTAAAAGATGAGGCCAGAG ACCTACGACAGGAGCTCGCCGTCCGAGAGCGAAATACGGACTTGACCAGGATGTCGGCACCCGCCTCGCCCACCCAGGAGGACAACGACAAGATGGATTCCTCTGTCCAGGCCTCACTGTCTCTCCCCGCCACGCCGCTCGCCAATAGTCTGGACAACGCCTTCGCCAACCCAACAG AGTTGTCAAACGGCCTTGGTAACTCACTAACTCCCTCTGCCAGAATATCAGCACTCAACATCGTAGGTGACCTGCTTCGGAAAGTAGGG GCTCTGGAGTCTAAGCTGGCAGCCTGCAGGAACTTTGCTAAGGACCAGAAAGCCAGAAAGTCTTACGCCATCACGGAAAACGGGAACGTGATCAACGGCAACACAGCCAAGTTCTCCCATACCCTCCACATGACGTCGTCGTACTACGACAAAAC gagagagagggtcaTATTCCCTGCATTACTTCTGG GGCGGTGA
- the ndel1a gene encoding nuclear distribution protein nudE-like 1-A isoform X8, whose amino-acid sequence MYTMDTDMIPKFSSKDEEINFWKALSLKYKKNCQEAQEELLEFQEGSRELEAELETQLGQAEHRMRDLHSENSRLKNEVDSFKEKLEQQYAQSYKQINMLESDLGQTRGIKEQLHKYVRELEQSNDDLERAKRATIVSLEDFEQRLNQAIERNAFLESELDEKESLLVSVQRLKDEARDLRQELAVRERNTDLTRMSAPASPTQEDNDKMDSSVQASLSLPATPLANSLDNAFANPTELSNGLGNSLTPSARISALNIVGDLLRKVGALESKLAACRNFAKDQKARKSYAITENGNVINGNTAKFSHTLHMTSSYYDKTRRERVIFPALLLGR is encoded by the exons ATGTATACCATGGACACTGATATGATTCCAAAATTCTCCTCGAAAGACGAGGAGATTAACTTCTGGAAGGCTCTTTCCCTCAAGTACAAGAAAAA TTGCCAGGAGGCCCAGGAGGAGCTGCTGGAGTTTCAGGAGGGCAGCAGAGAGCTGGAGGCAGAGCTGGAAACTCAGCTGGGACAGGCTGAGCACCGCATGAGAGACCTGCACTCTGAGAACAGCAGGCTCAAGAACGAGGTGGACTCATTCAAG gagaaactggagcagcagtatGCCCAAAGCTACAAGCAGATCAACATGCTGGAGAGTGACCTGGGTCAGACCCGGGGCATCAAGGAGCAGCTCCACAAATACGTCCGGGAGCTGGAGCAGTCCAACGACGACCTGGAAAGAGCCAAGAG GGCTACGATTGTGTCCCTGGAGGATTTTGAGCAGCGTCTGAACCAGGCCATCGAAAGGAATGCCTTCCTGGAGAGTGAGCTTGATGAGAAAGAGTCCCTCCTGGTCTCAGTGCAGAGATTAAAAGATGAGGCCAGAG ACCTACGACAGGAGCTCGCCGTCCGAGAGCGAAATACGGACTTGACCAGGATGTCGGCACCCGCCTCGCCCACCCAGGAGGACAACGACAAGATGGATTCCTCTGTCCAGGCCTCACTGTCTCTCCCCGCCACGCCGCTCGCCAATAGTCTGGACAACGCCTTCGCCAACCCAACAG AGTTGTCAAACGGCCTTGGTAACTCACTAACTCCCTCTGCCAGAATATCAGCACTCAACATCGTAGGTGACCTGCTTCGGAAAGTAGGG GCTCTGGAGTCTAAGCTGGCAGCCTGCAGGAACTTTGCTAAGGACCAGAAAGCCAGAAAGTCTTACGCCATCACGGAAAACGGGAACGTGATCAACGGCAACACAGCCAAGTTCTCCCATACCCTCCACATGACGTCGTCGTACTACGACAAAAC caggagagagagggtcaTATTCCCTGCATTACTTCTGG GGCGGTGA
- the ndel1a gene encoding nuclear distribution protein nudE-like 1-A isoform X3, whose protein sequence is MYTMDTDMIPKFSSKDEEINFWKALSLKYKKNCQEAQEELLEFQEGSRELEAELETQLGQAEHRMRDLHSENSRLKNEVDSFKEKLEQQYAQSYKQINMLESDLGQTRGIKEQLHKYVRELEQSNDDLERAKRATIVSLEDFEQRLNQAIERNAFLESELDEKESLLVSVQRLKDEARDLRQELAVRERNTDLTRMSAPASPTQEDNDKMDSSVQASLSLPATPLANSLDNAFANPTELSNGLGNSLTPSARISALNIVGDLLRKVGALESKLAACRNFAKDQKARKSYAITENGNVINGNTAKFSHTLHMTSSYYDKTRRERVIFPALLLGNGLPPPMLMMCGEVSQSPACCLINKPPSCSHLVLSRAVNGMDPGTLTAITAPPAPSSPGLLPLIM, encoded by the exons ATGTATACCATGGACACTGATATGATTCCAAAATTCTCCTCGAAAGACGAGGAGATTAACTTCTGGAAGGCTCTTTCCCTCAAGTACAAGAAAAA TTGCCAGGAGGCCCAGGAGGAGCTGCTGGAGTTTCAGGAGGGCAGCAGAGAGCTGGAGGCAGAGCTGGAAACTCAGCTGGGACAGGCTGAGCACCGCATGAGAGACCTGCACTCTGAGAACAGCAGGCTCAAGAACGAGGTGGACTCATTCAAG gagaaactggagcagcagtatGCCCAAAGCTACAAGCAGATCAACATGCTGGAGAGTGACCTGGGTCAGACCCGGGGCATCAAGGAGCAGCTCCACAAATACGTCCGGGAGCTGGAGCAGTCCAACGACGACCTGGAAAGAGCCAAGAG GGCTACGATTGTGTCCCTGGAGGATTTTGAGCAGCGTCTGAACCAGGCCATCGAAAGGAATGCCTTCCTGGAGAGTGAGCTTGATGAGAAAGAGTCCCTCCTGGTCTCAGTGCAGAGATTAAAAGATGAGGCCAGAG ACCTACGACAGGAGCTCGCCGTCCGAGAGCGAAATACGGACTTGACCAGGATGTCGGCACCCGCCTCGCCCACCCAGGAGGACAACGACAAGATGGATTCCTCTGTCCAGGCCTCACTGTCTCTCCCCGCCACGCCGCTCGCCAATAGTCTGGACAACGCCTTCGCCAACCCAACAG AGTTGTCAAACGGCCTTGGTAACTCACTAACTCCCTCTGCCAGAATATCAGCACTCAACATCGTAGGTGACCTGCTTCGGAAAGTAGGG GCTCTGGAGTCTAAGCTGGCAGCCTGCAGGAACTTTGCTAAGGACCAGAAAGCCAGAAAGTCTTACGCCATCACGGAAAACGGGAACGTGATCAACGGCAACACAGCCAAGTTCTCCCATACCCTCCACATGACGTCGTCGTACTACGACAAAAC caggagagagagggtcaTATTCCCTGCATTACTTCTGGGTAATGGTCTTCCTCCTCCGATGCTGATGATGTGTGGGGAAGTTAGTCAGTCACCTGCATGCTGTTTGATTAACAAGCCTCCCTCCTGTTCCCATCTAGTGCTGAG CAGGGCGGTGAACGGCATGGACCCTGGCACCCTGACAGCCATCACAGCACCCCCCGCTCCCTCCTCCCCTGGCCTCCTGCCTCTCATCATGTGA
- the ndel1a gene encoding nuclear distribution protein nudE-like 1-A isoform X1, with translation MYTMDTDMIPKFSSKDEEINFWKALSLKYKKNCQEAQEELLEFQEGSRELEAELETQLGQAEHRMRDLHSENSRLKNEVDSFKEKLEQQYAQSYKQINMLESDLGQTRGIKEQLHKYVRELEQSNDDLERAKRATIVSLEDFEQRLNQAIERNAFLESELDEKESLLVSVQRLKDEARDLRQELAVRERNTDLTRMSAPASPTQEDNDKMDSSVQASLSLPATPLANSLDNAFANPTELSNGLGNSLTPSARISALNIVGDLLRKVGALESKLAACRNFAKDQKARKSYAITENGNVINGNTAKFSHTLHMTSSYYDKTRRERVIFPALLLGNGLPPPMLMMCGEQGGERHGPWHPDSHHSTPRSLLPWPPASHHVTDTTPQFNLPPAHTNTLPMDKAISLNRKHCDDFKQENAHENG, from the exons ATGTATACCATGGACACTGATATGATTCCAAAATTCTCCTCGAAAGACGAGGAGATTAACTTCTGGAAGGCTCTTTCCCTCAAGTACAAGAAAAA TTGCCAGGAGGCCCAGGAGGAGCTGCTGGAGTTTCAGGAGGGCAGCAGAGAGCTGGAGGCAGAGCTGGAAACTCAGCTGGGACAGGCTGAGCACCGCATGAGAGACCTGCACTCTGAGAACAGCAGGCTCAAGAACGAGGTGGACTCATTCAAG gagaaactggagcagcagtatGCCCAAAGCTACAAGCAGATCAACATGCTGGAGAGTGACCTGGGTCAGACCCGGGGCATCAAGGAGCAGCTCCACAAATACGTCCGGGAGCTGGAGCAGTCCAACGACGACCTGGAAAGAGCCAAGAG GGCTACGATTGTGTCCCTGGAGGATTTTGAGCAGCGTCTGAACCAGGCCATCGAAAGGAATGCCTTCCTGGAGAGTGAGCTTGATGAGAAAGAGTCCCTCCTGGTCTCAGTGCAGAGATTAAAAGATGAGGCCAGAG ACCTACGACAGGAGCTCGCCGTCCGAGAGCGAAATACGGACTTGACCAGGATGTCGGCACCCGCCTCGCCCACCCAGGAGGACAACGACAAGATGGATTCCTCTGTCCAGGCCTCACTGTCTCTCCCCGCCACGCCGCTCGCCAATAGTCTGGACAACGCCTTCGCCAACCCAACAG AGTTGTCAAACGGCCTTGGTAACTCACTAACTCCCTCTGCCAGAATATCAGCACTCAACATCGTAGGTGACCTGCTTCGGAAAGTAGGG GCTCTGGAGTCTAAGCTGGCAGCCTGCAGGAACTTTGCTAAGGACCAGAAAGCCAGAAAGTCTTACGCCATCACGGAAAACGGGAACGTGATCAACGGCAACACAGCCAAGTTCTCCCATACCCTCCACATGACGTCGTCGTACTACGACAAAAC caggagagagagggtcaTATTCCCTGCATTACTTCTGGGTAATGGTCTTCCTCCTCCGATGCTGATGATGTGTGGGGAA CAGGGCGGTGAACGGCATGGACCCTGGCACCCTGACAGCCATCACAGCACCCCCCGCTCCCTCCTCCCCTGGCCTCCTGCCTCTCATCATGTGACAGATACCACACCCCAATTTAATCTCCCccctgcacacacaaacaccctgCCAATGGACAAGGCTATATCCTTAAACAGAAAGCATTGTGATGACTTCAAACAAGAGAACGCACATGAAAATGGCTAG
- the ndel1a gene encoding nuclear distribution protein nudE-like 1-A isoform X6, which yields MYTMDTDMIPKFSSKDEEINFWKALSLKYKKNCQEAQEELLEFQEGSRELEAELETQLGQAEHRMRDLHSENSRLKNEVDSFKEKLEQQYAQSYKQINMLESDLGQTRGIKEQLHKYVRELEQSNDDLERAKRATIVSLEDFEQRLNQAIERNAFLESELDEKESLLVSVQRLKDEARDLRQELAVRERNTDLTRMSAPASPTQEDNDKMDSSVQASLSLPATPLANSLDNAFANPTELSNGLGNSLTPSARISALNIVGDLLRKVGALESKLAACRNFAKDQKARKSYAITENGNVINGNTAKFSHTLHMTSSYYDKTRRERVIFPALLLAGR from the exons ATGTATACCATGGACACTGATATGATTCCAAAATTCTCCTCGAAAGACGAGGAGATTAACTTCTGGAAGGCTCTTTCCCTCAAGTACAAGAAAAA TTGCCAGGAGGCCCAGGAGGAGCTGCTGGAGTTTCAGGAGGGCAGCAGAGAGCTGGAGGCAGAGCTGGAAACTCAGCTGGGACAGGCTGAGCACCGCATGAGAGACCTGCACTCTGAGAACAGCAGGCTCAAGAACGAGGTGGACTCATTCAAG gagaaactggagcagcagtatGCCCAAAGCTACAAGCAGATCAACATGCTGGAGAGTGACCTGGGTCAGACCCGGGGCATCAAGGAGCAGCTCCACAAATACGTCCGGGAGCTGGAGCAGTCCAACGACGACCTGGAAAGAGCCAAGAG GGCTACGATTGTGTCCCTGGAGGATTTTGAGCAGCGTCTGAACCAGGCCATCGAAAGGAATGCCTTCCTGGAGAGTGAGCTTGATGAGAAAGAGTCCCTCCTGGTCTCAGTGCAGAGATTAAAAGATGAGGCCAGAG ACCTACGACAGGAGCTCGCCGTCCGAGAGCGAAATACGGACTTGACCAGGATGTCGGCACCCGCCTCGCCCACCCAGGAGGACAACGACAAGATGGATTCCTCTGTCCAGGCCTCACTGTCTCTCCCCGCCACGCCGCTCGCCAATAGTCTGGACAACGCCTTCGCCAACCCAACAG AGTTGTCAAACGGCCTTGGTAACTCACTAACTCCCTCTGCCAGAATATCAGCACTCAACATCGTAGGTGACCTGCTTCGGAAAGTAGGG GCTCTGGAGTCTAAGCTGGCAGCCTGCAGGAACTTTGCTAAGGACCAGAAAGCCAGAAAGTCTTACGCCATCACGGAAAACGGGAACGTGATCAACGGCAACACAGCCAAGTTCTCCCATACCCTCCACATGACGTCGTCGTACTACGACAAAAC caggagagagagggtcaTATTCCCTGCATTACTTCTGG CAGGGCGGTGA